The following proteins come from a genomic window of Citrobacter europaeus:
- the gudP gene encoding galactarate/glucarate/glycerate transporter GudP gives MSSLSQAASSAEKRTNARYWIVVMLFIVTSFNYGDRATLSIAGSEMAKDIGLDAVGMGYVFSAFSWAYVIGQIPGGWLLDRFGSKRVYFWSIFIWSMFTLLQGFVDIFSGFGIIVALFTLRFLVGLAEAPSFPGNSRIVAAWFPAQERGTAVAIFNSAQYFATVIFAPIMGWLTHEVGWSHVFFFMGGLGIVISFIWLKVIHEPNQHPGVNQKELEYIAEGGALINMDQAAAKAKVPFSVKWGQIKQLLGSRMMIGIYIGQYCINALTYFFITWFPVYLVQARGMSILKAGFVASVPAICGFAGGVLGGIISDWLMRRTGSLNIARKTPIVLGMLLSMVMVFCNYVNVEWMIIGFMALAFFGKGIGALGWAVMADTAPKEISGLSGGLFNMFGNISGIVTPIAIGYIVGTTGSFNGALIYVGVHALIAVVSYLVLVGDIKRIELKPVAGQ, from the coding sequence ATGAGTTCATTAAGTCAGGCGGCGAGCAGCGCGGAAAAACGCACTAACGCTCGCTACTGGATAGTGGTGATGCTGTTTATCGTCACATCCTTCAACTACGGCGATCGCGCCACCTTATCCATTGCCGGTTCGGAGATGGCCAAAGACATTGGCCTGGATGCCGTAGGTATGGGGTATGTATTCTCCGCTTTCTCATGGGCCTATGTTATCGGCCAGATCCCCGGCGGCTGGCTGCTCGACCGCTTCGGTTCAAAACGCGTCTACTTCTGGTCCATCTTTATCTGGTCCATGTTTACCCTGCTGCAGGGCTTCGTTGATATCTTCAGTGGCTTCGGCATTATCGTTGCGCTGTTTACCCTGCGCTTCCTCGTGGGACTAGCTGAAGCACCCTCCTTCCCCGGCAACAGTAGGATTGTGGCGGCGTGGTTCCCTGCGCAGGAAAGGGGCACGGCGGTCGCTATCTTTAACTCTGCGCAATACTTTGCCACCGTTATTTTCGCGCCAATCATGGGGTGGCTGACCCACGAAGTGGGCTGGTCACACGTGTTCTTCTTTATGGGCGGTCTTGGGATTGTTATCAGCTTTATCTGGCTGAAGGTGATTCATGAACCGAATCAGCATCCGGGTGTAAACCAAAAAGAGCTGGAGTACATTGCCGAAGGCGGGGCGCTGATCAACATGGATCAGGCGGCCGCCAAAGCCAAAGTGCCGTTCAGCGTGAAGTGGGGGCAGATCAAGCAACTGCTGGGTTCACGGATGATGATCGGTATTTACATCGGCCAATACTGCATAAACGCGTTGACCTACTTCTTTATCACCTGGTTCCCGGTTTATCTGGTACAGGCGCGCGGCATGTCGATTTTGAAAGCCGGTTTTGTTGCCTCGGTCCCGGCCATATGCGGATTCGCAGGCGGCGTGCTCGGCGGCATTATTTCCGACTGGCTGATGCGCCGTACCGGCTCGCTAAATATCGCCCGTAAAACGCCAATCGTGCTGGGTATGCTGTTGTCGATGGTGATGGTGTTCTGTAACTACGTCAACGTGGAGTGGATGATCATCGGCTTTATGGCGCTGGCCTTCTTCGGTAAAGGCATCGGTGCGTTGGGATGGGCGGTGATGGCGGATACCGCGCCAAAAGAGATCAGCGGTCTGAGCGGCGGTCTGTTCAATATGTTTGGCAACATCTCCGGGATTGTCACGCCAATTGCTATCGGCTACATCGTGGGGACCACCGGCTCATTTAACGGCGCGTTGATTTACGTCGGGGTGCATGCGCTGATTGCGGTAGTGAGCTATCTGGTGCTGGTGGGTGATATTAAACGTATCGAACTGAAACCTGTCGCAGGACAATGA
- a CDS encoding flavodoxin, with protein sequence MAEIGIFVGTMYGNALLVAEEAEAILTAQGHKATVFEDPELSDWQAYQDKYVLVVTSTTGQGDLPDSIVPLFQGIKDNLGFQPNLHYGVIALGDSSYVNFCNGGKQFDALLQEQSAQRVGEMLLIDASEHPEPESESNPWVENWGTLLK encoded by the coding sequence ATGGCGGAAATTGGAATTTTTGTCGGCACGATGTACGGAAACGCACTGCTGGTTGCCGAAGAGGCCGAAGCGATTTTGACGGCGCAGGGTCATAAAGCCACGGTGTTCGAAGATCCGGAGCTCAGCGACTGGCAGGCATATCAGGATAAATATGTGCTGGTCGTGACCTCAACGACCGGGCAGGGCGATTTGCCGGATAGCATTGTGCCGCTGTTTCAGGGAATCAAAGATAATCTCGGTTTCCAGCCAAATCTGCATTACGGGGTCATTGCGCTGGGCGACAGTAGCTACGTTAATTTTTGCAATGGCGGTAAGCAGTTCGATGCGCTGTTGCAGGAGCAAAGCGCTCAACGCGTAGGTGAAATGCTGCTGATTGACGCCAGCGAACATCCTGAACCGGAAAGCGAATCTAATCCCTGGGTAGAAAACTGGGGAACCTTGCTTAAATAA
- the truC gene encoding tRNA pseudouridine(65) synthase TruC, giving the protein MLEILYQDEWLVAVNKPSGWLVHRSWLDRDEKVVVMQTVRDQIGQHVFTAHRLDRPTSGVLLMGLSSEAGRLLSQQFEHHQIQKRYHAIVRGWLMEDAVLDYPLVEELDKIADKFARDDKGPQPAVTHYRGLATVEMPVATGRYPTTRYGLVELDPKTGRKHQLRRHLAHLRHPIIGDSKHGDLRQNRSAAEHFGCQRLMLHASQLALTHPFTGEPLVIRAGLDDVWMQALSQFGWRGLLPENERVEFSGLSGQDEQIDS; this is encoded by the coding sequence ATGCTGGAGATCCTCTATCAGGACGAATGGCTGGTCGCAGTCAATAAACCTTCGGGCTGGTTAGTTCACCGCAGTTGGCTCGACCGGGATGAGAAAGTGGTGGTGATGCAAACGGTACGCGACCAGATTGGTCAGCACGTTTTTACCGCCCACCGACTCGACAGGCCGACCTCCGGCGTGCTGCTGATGGGGTTGTCCAGCGAAGCCGGGCGTTTGTTGTCTCAGCAGTTTGAACATCATCAAATTCAGAAACGCTATCATGCGATTGTGCGTGGCTGGCTGATGGAGGATGCCGTACTGGATTATCCGTTAGTCGAAGAACTGGATAAGATCGCCGATAAGTTTGCTCGTGATGATAAAGGCCCGCAGCCTGCCGTCACCCATTATCGCGGTCTGGCGACGGTGGAGATGCCGGTAGCGACCGGGCGTTATCCGACTACCCGCTACGGACTGGTGGAGCTGGACCCTAAAACCGGTCGAAAACACCAGCTCAGACGCCATCTGGCACACTTGCGCCATCCGATTATCGGTGACAGCAAGCACGGTGATTTGCGGCAAAACCGCAGCGCCGCAGAGCATTTTGGCTGTCAGCGCCTGATGCTGCATGCCAGCCAGCTTGCGCTGACTCATCCTTTTACCGGCGAACCGCTGGTGATTCGCGCCGGGCTGGATGATGTCTGGATGCAGGCGCTATCACAGTTTGGCTGGCGTGGACTTCTCCCTGAGAATGAAAGGGTTGAGTTCAGCGGGCTGTCAGGTCAGGATGAGCAAATAGATTCTTAA
- a CDS encoding YqcC family protein yields the protein MTTHDRVRQQLHALEALLREHHHWRMDEPADHLFTSTQPFCMDTMEPVEWLQWVLIPRMHTLIDNAQPLPQAFAVTPYYEMALAADHPQRDILLTALQELDALFTSDNT from the coding sequence ATGACGACTCATGACCGTGTGCGCCAGCAGTTACACGCGCTTGAAGCGCTACTGCGTGAACATCATCACTGGCGGATGGATGAGCCTGCAGACCATCTGTTTACCAGCACGCAGCCTTTTTGTATGGATACCATGGAGCCGGTTGAATGGCTGCAATGGGTATTGATTCCCCGTATGCATACGTTGATTGATAACGCGCAGCCGCTTCCACAGGCTTTTGCCGTCACACCGTATTACGAAATGGCGCTGGCTGCCGATCATCCGCAACGTGACATCCTCCTGACTGCATTGCAGGAGCTGGATGCGCTGTTTACAAGTGATAACACCTGA
- the syd gene encoding SecY-interacting protein, producing MDELTAQALTAFTTRYCDTWHEKNNSWPLSEELYGVPSPCIISSTNDAVYWQPQPFVGEKNLNAVERAFDIVIQPAVHAFYTTQFAGDMHAQFADEKLTLLQTWSEDDFRRVQENLIGHLVTQKRLKLSPTLFIATQDNELDVISVCNLSGEVCKETLGTRQRKVLAASLAEFLTQLKPVL from the coding sequence GTGGACGAATTGACAGCGCAGGCGTTGACAGCCTTTACGACACGTTATTGCGACACATGGCATGAAAAAAACAACAGCTGGCCGCTCAGTGAAGAGCTGTATGGCGTACCTTCTCCGTGCATCATTTCTTCCACAAACGATGCGGTTTACTGGCAACCTCAGCCTTTTGTTGGCGAAAAAAACCTCAACGCGGTTGAACGGGCCTTTGATATCGTGATACAACCTGCGGTTCACGCTTTTTACACCACCCAGTTTGCCGGGGACATGCACGCGCAGTTTGCGGATGAAAAGTTAACGCTGCTGCAAACCTGGAGTGAAGATGACTTCAGGCGCGTTCAGGAAAACCTGATTGGTCATCTGGTCACGCAAAAGCGCCTCAAGCTATCGCCTACGCTTTTTATTGCCACACAGGACAATGAGCTCGATGTCATTTCGGTGTGCAATCTGTCCGGTGAAGTGTGCAAAGAAACGCTGGGAACCCGTCAAAGAAAGGTGCTGGCGGCCTCACTTGCGGAATTCCTCACTCAACTTAAGCCAGTTCTGTAA
- the queF gene encoding NADPH-dependent 7-cyano-7-deazaguanine reductase QueF (Catalyzes the NADPH-dependent reduction of 7-cyano-7-deazaguanine (preQ0) to 7-aminomethyl-7-deazaguanine (preQ1) in queuosine biosynthesis): MSSYENHQALDGLTLGKSTDYRDNYDASLLQGVPRSLNRDPLDLKADNLPFHGADIWTLYELSWLNANGLPQVAVGHVELDYTSVNLIESKSFKLYLNSFNQTRFDSWEAVRQTLENDLRTCAEGDVSVALYRLDELEGQPIAHFNGTCIDNQDIVIDNYQFSTEYLENAVSGEKAVEETLVSHLLKSNCLITHQPDWGSIQIQYRGRKIDREKLLRYLVSFRHHNEFHEQCVERIFNDILRFCQPEKLSVYARYTRRGGLDINPWRTNTDFTPATGRLVRQ, encoded by the coding sequence ATGTCCTCTTATGAAAATCATCAGGCGCTTGATGGCCTGACTCTCGGTAAATCAACTGATTACCGTGACAATTACGATGCCAGCCTGCTGCAGGGCGTCCCGCGCAGCCTGAACCGCGACCCACTGGATTTAAAGGCCGATAATCTGCCTTTTCACGGTGCCGATATCTGGACGCTGTATGAACTGTCGTGGCTGAATGCCAACGGTTTACCGCAGGTCGCGGTCGGTCATGTAGAACTGGATTACACCAGCGTAAATCTGATTGAATCGAAAAGCTTTAAGCTGTACCTGAACAGTTTTAACCAGACGCGTTTTGACTCCTGGGAAGCGGTACGCCAGACGCTGGAAAACGATCTGCGCACTTGTGCTGAGGGCGATGTCAGCGTGGCGCTGTACCGTCTTGACGAACTGGAAGGACAGCCGATTGCCCACTTTAACGGCACCTGTATCGATAATCAGGATATCGTCATCGATAACTACCAGTTCAGCACTGAGTATCTGGAAAACGCCGTGAGCGGTGAAAAAGCGGTGGAAGAGACGCTGGTCAGCCATCTGCTGAAATCTAACTGCCTGATCACCCACCAGCCAGACTGGGGCTCCATACAAATTCAGTATCGCGGACGCAAAATCGACCGGGAGAAGCTGCTGCGTTATCTGGTCTCCTTCCGCCACCATAATGAATTTCACGAGCAGTGCGTGGAGCGCATTTTCAATGACATTCTGCGCTTCTGCCAGCCGGAGAAACTGAGCGTCTACGCGCGCTACACGCGACGTGGCGGTCTGGACATTAACCCATGGCGCACCAACACCGACTTCACTCCGGCAACGGGTCGTCTGGTGCGTCAGTAA
- the ppnN gene encoding nucleotide 5'-monophosphate nucleosidase PpnN, with amino-acid sequence MITHISPLGSMDMLSQLEVDMLKRTASSDLYQLFRNCSLAVLNSGSLTDNSKELLSRFESFDINVLRRERGVKLELINPPEDAFVDGRIIRALQANLFAVLRDILFVNGQIHNAGRFQHLDLESSVHITNLVFSILRNARALHVGEAPNMVVCWGGHSINENEYLYARRVGTQLGLRELNICTGCGPGAMEAPMKGAAVGHAQQRYKDSRFIGMTEPSIIAAEPPNPLVNELIIMPDIEKRLEAFVRIAHGIIIFPGGVGTAEELLYLLGILMNPANKDQVLPLILTGPKESADYFRVLDEFIVHTLGEDARRHYRIIIDDAAEVARLMKKAMPLVKENRRDTGDAYSFNWSIRIAPDLQMPFEPSHENMANLKLYPDQPVEVLAADLRRAFSGIVAGNVKEVGIRAIEEFGPYKIHGDREMMRRMDDLLQGFVAQHRMKLPGSAYIPCYEICA; translated from the coding sequence TTGATTACACATATTAGCCCGCTTGGCTCAATGGACATGTTGTCGCAGCTGGAAGTCGATATGCTTAAACGCACGGCCAGCAGCGACCTGTATCAACTGTTTCGTAACTGTTCGCTTGCCGTTCTGAACTCCGGCAGTTTGACCGATAACAGCAAAGAGCTGCTGTCCCGCTTTGAAAGTTTCGACATTAACGTGCTGCGCCGCGAACGGGGCGTGAAGCTGGAACTGATCAACCCGCCTGAAGATGCGTTTGTTGATGGACGCATTATTCGCGCGCTACAGGCCAACTTGTTTGCCGTGCTGCGCGACATTCTGTTCGTCAATGGCCAGATCCATAACGCCGGTCGTTTTCAGCATCTGGATCTCGAAAGCTCGGTGCATATTACCAACCTCGTATTCTCGATCCTGCGTAACGCCCGGGCGCTACACGTTGGCGAAGCGCCGAACATGGTCGTCTGCTGGGGCGGTCACTCAATCAACGAGAATGAATACCTGTACGCCCGTCGCGTAGGCACCCAGTTGGGCCTGCGTGAACTGAACATCTGTACCGGCTGTGGTCCGGGGGCGATGGAAGCGCCAATGAAAGGCGCTGCAGTCGGTCACGCCCAGCAGCGATACAAAGACAGTCGCTTTATTGGTATGACCGAACCGTCAATCATTGCCGCAGAGCCGCCTAATCCGCTGGTTAACGAACTGATCATCATGCCAGACATTGAAAAACGTCTGGAGGCGTTCGTGCGTATCGCCCACGGTATTATCATCTTCCCGGGCGGCGTAGGGACAGCAGAAGAGCTGCTGTATCTGCTGGGGATCCTGATGAATCCGGCCAACAAAGATCAGGTTTTACCGCTGATCCTGACCGGACCAAAAGAGAGCGCCGATTACTTCCGCGTGCTGGACGAATTTATCGTGCACACGCTGGGGGAAGATGCGCGTCGCCACTATCGCATTATCATTGACGATGCAGCGGAAGTGGCGCGTCTGATGAAAAAAGCGATGCCGCTGGTGAAAGAGAACCGCCGCGACACTGGCGATGCCTACAGCTTTAACTGGTCGATTCGTATCGCACCGGATTTGCAGATGCCGTTCGAGCCGTCCCATGAAAACATGGCTAACCTTAAGCTGTACCCGGATCAGCCCGTTGAAGTACTAGCGGCCGACCTGCGTCGTGCGTTCTCGGGTATTGTGGCGGGGAACGTGAAGGAAGTTGGGATCCGCGCCATTGAAGAGTTTGGCCCGTACAAAATCCACGGTGACCGTGAGATGATGCGCCGCATGGACGATCTCCTGCAGGGCTTTGTTGCACAGCATCGTATGAAGTTACCAGGCTCTGCGTATATCCCTTGCTACGAGATCTGCGCCTAA
- a CDS encoding HAAAP family serine/threonine permease: MENTQTSTIVTGQTRSAWRKTDTMWMLGLYGTAIGAGVLFLPINAGVGGMIPLIIMAILAFPMTFFAHRGLTRFVLSGKNPGEDITEVVEEHFGVGAGKLITLLYFFAIYPILLVYSVAITNTVESFLTHQLAITPPPRAILSLILIVGMMTIVRFGEQMIVKAMSILVFPFVAALMLLALYLIPQWSGAILETLSFDSAATTGNGLLLTLWLAIPVMVFSFNHSPIISSFAVAKREEYGDEAEKKCSKILAFAHIMMVLTVMFFVFSCVFSLSPADLAAAKEQNISILSYLANHFNAPIIAWMAPIIAIIAITKSFLGHYLGAREGFNGMVIKSLRGKGKTIEINKLNKITALFMLVTTWIVATLNPSILGMIETLGGPIIAMILFLMPMYAIQKVPAMRKYSGHISNVFVVIMGLIAISAIFYSLFS; the protein is encoded by the coding sequence ATGGAAAACACTCAAACCAGCACTATCGTTACGGGCCAGACCCGCAGCGCATGGCGCAAGACAGACACCATGTGGATGCTGGGCCTTTACGGCACGGCGATTGGCGCGGGTGTATTGTTCCTGCCGATTAACGCAGGCGTAGGCGGCATGATCCCGCTTATCATCATGGCGATCCTTGCTTTCCCAATGACCTTCTTTGCACACCGCGGTCTGACTCGCTTCGTGCTGTCCGGTAAAAATCCGGGTGAAGACATCACCGAAGTTGTAGAAGAACACTTTGGTGTCGGCGCGGGTAAACTGATTACCCTGCTCTACTTCTTCGCTATCTACCCAATTCTGTTGGTCTACAGCGTTGCAATCACCAACACCGTTGAAAGCTTCCTGACCCACCAGTTGGCGATTACGCCGCCGCCGCGCGCAATCCTGTCTCTAATCCTGATTGTTGGCATGATGACCATCGTGCGCTTCGGTGAGCAGATGATCGTGAAGGCGATGAGCATCCTGGTATTCCCGTTCGTTGCGGCTCTGATGCTGCTGGCGCTGTACCTGATCCCTCAGTGGAGCGGTGCGATTCTGGAAACCCTGTCCTTTGATTCTGCAGCAACCACCGGCAACGGCCTGCTGTTGACCCTGTGGCTGGCAATTCCGGTAATGGTGTTCTCCTTCAACCACTCACCAATCATCTCCTCCTTCGCCGTGGCGAAGCGTGAAGAATACGGTGATGAAGCTGAGAAAAAATGCTCTAAGATCCTGGCATTCGCTCACATCATGATGGTGCTGACCGTAATGTTCTTCGTCTTCAGCTGCGTGTTTAGCCTGTCCCCAGCGGACCTGGCTGCAGCGAAAGAGCAGAACATCTCTATCCTGTCTTACCTGGCAAACCACTTTAACGCGCCGATCATCGCCTGGATGGCACCGATCATCGCGATTATCGCTATCACCAAATCCTTCCTCGGCCACTATCTGGGCGCGCGTGAAGGTTTCAACGGTATGGTGATTAAGTCTCTGCGCGGCAAAGGCAAAACCATCGAAATCAACAAACTGAACAAAATCACTGCGCTGTTCATGCTGGTAACCACCTGGATTGTGGCGACGCTGAACCCGAGCATCCTCGGTATGATTGAAACCCTGGGTGGCCCGATCATCGCGATGATTCTGTTCCTGATGCCGATGTATGCCATTCAGAAAGTACCGGCAATGCGTAAATACAGCGGCCATATCAGCAACGTCTTCGTTGTGATTATGGGCCTGATCGCTATCTCCGCTATTTTCTACTCTCTGTTCAGTTAA
- a CDS encoding L-serine ammonia-lyase, with the protein MISVFDIFKIGIGPSSSHTVGPMKAGKQFTDDLIARGILTDVTRVVVDVYGSLSLTGKGHHTDIAIIMGLAGNLPDTVDIDAIPAFIQDVNTHGRLLLADGQHEVEFPVDKCMNFHADNLSLHENGMRITALAGEKAIYSQTYYSIGGGFIVDEEHFGLPNNSPVNVPYPYKSAADLQRHCQETGLSLSGLMMQNELALHSKEELEQHFANVWEVMRSGIERGITTEGVLPGKLRVPRRAAALRRMLVSSDKTTTDPMAVVDWINMFALAVNEENAAGGRVVTAPTNGACGIVPAVLAYYDKFIREVNANSLARYMLVASAIGSLYKMNASISGAEVGCQGEVGVACSMAAAGLAELLGGSPMQVCIAAEIGMEHNLGLTCDPVAGQVQVPCIERNAIASVKAVNAARMALRRTSEPRVCLDKVIETMYETGKDMNAKYRETSRGGLAMKIVTCD; encoded by the coding sequence ATGATTAGCGTATTCGATATTTTTAAAATCGGCATTGGCCCTTCCAGCTCCCATACTGTTGGCCCGATGAAAGCAGGCAAACAATTCACGGATGACCTGATTGCACGCGGAATTCTCACTGACGTAACCCGCGTAGTGGTTGATGTCTATGGCTCTTTGTCTCTGACGGGGAAAGGTCACCATACCGACATCGCGATTATTATGGGCCTGGCGGGTAATCTGCCGGATACCGTAGACATTGATGCCATCCCGGCCTTTATCCAGGATGTGAATACTCATGGACGTTTGCTGCTGGCGGACGGTCAACATGAGGTTGAGTTCCCGGTCGACAAGTGCATGAATTTCCATGCGGACAATCTGTCCCTGCACGAAAACGGGATGCGTATTACCGCACTGGCGGGCGAAAAAGCCATTTACAGCCAGACCTACTATTCCATTGGCGGTGGGTTCATCGTTGATGAAGAACATTTTGGTTTACCGAACAACTCTCCGGTAAACGTGCCGTATCCGTATAAATCTGCGGCTGATTTGCAGCGTCATTGCCAGGAAACCGGCCTGTCGCTTTCTGGTCTGATGATGCAAAACGAACTGGCGCTGCACAGCAAAGAAGAGCTGGAACAGCACTTTGCCAACGTCTGGGAAGTGATGCGTAGCGGGATTGAGCGCGGTATCACCACCGAAGGCGTATTGCCAGGCAAACTGCGCGTTCCGCGTCGTGCTGCGGCGCTGCGTCGTATGCTGGTCAGCAGCGACAAAACCACCACTGACCCGATGGCGGTTGTTGACTGGATCAACATGTTCGCGCTGGCCGTGAACGAAGAAAACGCTGCCGGTGGACGCGTGGTTACCGCGCCAACCAACGGCGCATGCGGGATTGTTCCTGCTGTACTGGCGTACTACGACAAGTTTATCCGCGAAGTGAACGCTAACTCGCTGGCACGCTACATGCTGGTTGCGAGCGCCATTGGTTCACTGTACAAGATGAACGCCTCTATCTCTGGCGCCGAAGTGGGCTGTCAGGGTGAAGTCGGTGTTGCCTGCTCCATGGCTGCAGCCGGTCTGGCTGAACTGCTGGGCGGTAGCCCAATGCAGGTGTGCATTGCGGCGGAAATCGGTATGGAACATAACCTGGGTCTGACCTGCGATCCGGTTGCCGGCCAGGTACAGGTACCCTGCATTGAGCGTAACGCTATTGCTTCGGTTAAAGCAGTTAACGCCGCGCGTATGGCGCTGCGCCGTACCAGTGAACCGCGCGTGTGCCTCGATAAAGTTATCGAGACCATGTACGAAACCGGTAAAGACATGAATGCCAAATACCGCGAAACCTCTCGCGGTGGTCTGGCGATGAAGATTGTCACCTGCGATTAA
- the xni gene encoding flap endonuclease Xni yields the protein MAVHLLIVDALNLIRRIHAVQGSPCVETCQHALDQLIVHSQPTHAVAVFDDEARNSGWRHQRLPDYKAGRPPMPDDLHQEMPALRAAFEQRGVCCWESSGNEADDLAATLAVKVCQAGHQATIVSTDKGYCQLLSPTLRIRDYFQKRWLDAPFIEKEFGVLPQQLPDYWGLAGISSSKVPGVAGIGPKSATQLLTQFPMLEALYEHLNDVPEKWRKKLEEHREMAFLCRDIARLQTDLHIDGNLQQLRLAR from the coding sequence GTGGCCGTCCATCTGCTCATTGTTGATGCACTGAATCTCATCCGCCGTATTCACGCCGTACAGGGCTCACCCTGCGTGGAGACGTGCCAGCACGCACTCGATCAGCTGATTGTGCACAGTCAGCCCACGCACGCCGTGGCGGTATTTGATGACGAGGCGCGCAACAGCGGCTGGCGTCACCAACGCTTACCTGACTACAAAGCCGGTCGCCCGCCAATGCCTGACGATTTACACCAGGAAATGCCCGCCTTACGCGCTGCTTTTGAACAGCGCGGCGTCTGCTGCTGGGAATCCAGCGGGAATGAAGCCGATGATTTAGCCGCTACTCTGGCGGTTAAAGTTTGCCAGGCGGGACATCAGGCAACCATCGTTTCAACCGATAAAGGCTATTGTCAGCTACTCTCCCCAACGCTGCGTATTCGGGACTATTTCCAGAAACGCTGGCTGGATGCGCCCTTTATCGAGAAAGAGTTCGGCGTACTACCGCAACAGTTGCCTGATTACTGGGGACTGGCGGGGATCAGCAGTTCTAAAGTTCCAGGGGTTGCCGGTATTGGACCCAAAAGCGCCACACAATTGCTGACGCAGTTTCCAATGCTGGAAGCGTTGTATGAACATCTGAATGACGTACCGGAGAAATGGCGCAAGAAACTCGAAGAACATCGGGAGATGGCGTTTTTGTGCCGCGATATCGCGCGGCTGCAAACGGACTTACATATCGACGGAAACCTACAGCAATTACGCCTGGCGCGGTAG
- the fucO gene encoding lactaldehyde reductase has protein sequence MANRMILNETAWFGRGAVGALTDEVIRRGYRKALIVTDTNLVQCGVVEKVTSRMDAAGLAWEIYSGVIPNPTIAVVQEGLGVFQQSGADYLIAIGGGSPQDTCKAIGIIHNNPEFADVRSLEGLSPTRSPSVPVMAVPTTAGTAAEVTINYVITDEENRRKFVCVDPHDIPQVAFIDADMMDGMPAALKAATGVDALTHAIEGYITRAAWALTDALHIKAIEIIAGALRGSVAGDSQAGEAMALGQYVAGMGFSNVGLGLVHGMAHPLGAFYNTPHGVANAILLPHVMHYNAEFTGEKFRDIARAMGVKVEGLTLAEARKAAVDAVFALNRDVGIPLHLRDVGVRKEDIPALAQAAFDDVCTGGNPREASLGDIVELYHTAW, from the coding sequence ATGGCGAACAGAATGATTCTGAACGAAACGGCATGGTTTGGCCGGGGAGCTGTTGGCGCGTTAACCGATGAAGTCATCCGTCGTGGTTATCGCAAAGCGTTGATTGTGACCGATACAAATCTGGTACAGTGCGGCGTTGTTGAAAAGGTGACTTCCCGAATGGATGCTGCAGGTCTGGCATGGGAAATCTATTCAGGCGTTATCCCTAACCCAACCATTGCGGTGGTGCAGGAAGGATTGGGTGTGTTTCAGCAAAGTGGCGCAGACTATCTGATAGCCATCGGCGGAGGCTCCCCGCAGGATACCTGTAAAGCGATTGGCATTATCCATAATAACCCTGAGTTTGCAGATGTCCGCAGCCTTGAAGGGTTATCGCCAACGCGCAGCCCGAGCGTGCCGGTTATGGCAGTCCCAACCACCGCGGGGACGGCAGCGGAAGTGACCATTAACTACGTGATCACTGACGAAGAGAACCGGCGTAAGTTTGTTTGTGTCGATCCACATGACATCCCGCAGGTGGCGTTCATCGATGCTGACATGATGGACGGCATGCCCGCTGCATTAAAAGCCGCCACAGGAGTGGATGCACTGACTCATGCCATTGAAGGGTACATCACGCGGGCGGCGTGGGCGCTTACCGATGCGCTGCACATCAAAGCCATCGAAATTATTGCCGGGGCATTACGCGGTTCGGTCGCGGGCGATAGCCAGGCGGGTGAAGCGATGGCGCTGGGCCAGTACGTTGCCGGAATGGGGTTTTCCAACGTTGGCCTGGGATTAGTGCATGGCATGGCACATCCGTTAGGCGCGTTTTACAACACGCCGCACGGCGTCGCGAATGCCATTTTGCTGCCGCACGTGATGCACTATAACGCCGAATTTACCGGGGAAAAATTCCGCGATATCGCCCGGGCGATGGGGGTTAAGGTTGAAGGCCTGACGCTGGCAGAAGCACGTAAAGCGGCGGTGGATGCTGTCTTCGCCCTTAACCGTGATGTAGGGATCCCACTGCATTTACGCGATGTTGGCGTACGCAAAGAGGATATTCCTGCACTGGCGCAGGCGGCATTTGACGATGTTTGTACCGGGGGAAATCCGCGTGAAGCGAGCCTTGGGGATATCGTCGAGCTATACCATACCGCCTGGTAA